In Vigna unguiculata cultivar IT97K-499-35 chromosome 3, ASM411807v1, whole genome shotgun sequence, a single genomic region encodes these proteins:
- the LOC114178584 gene encoding transcription factor bHLH90, translating to MSGLGVVHWLRPLVETNVWDYVVLWKYGDDPTRFIEWIGCCCRGSCSMNIGVEAKEEKGEEYRLAPICRDDYLQHHVRTKACEALAQLPFALSLYSGVHGEVAISQQSRWLTKDSIGTQVLVPVVGGLIELFSEKLIPMDMNIIEFITAHGCVSLKQEAISAQSYTSLNIIEHLPLREQYSHWWLPHMSTTLTPIVHQPPTKQCTSHPSIEGPPSGSNPSTEEPSFDSKFVGLIPDEYLKQSDKMSPIPKTKMPKYNKTSGKQQRGLSSHCSDGEEGKSKLVKEPQKEGYQAKNLVTERNRRNKIKKGLFTLRSLVPKITKMDRAAILADAVDYIKELQAQVKELKDEARALEVQDSENTPQLRKTANKEQEGTRSNTLNQSSSDCTKNMQMEVQAEVHHIGKKDFLIKLYCEQKQGRFSKLMEAIHSIGLQVASANMTTFDDKVLNILTVKATKKDIQPTKLKEYLIQKTSEDRQSR from the exons ATGAGTGGTTTGGGTGTAGTACATTGGCTTAGACCCCTTGTGGAGACCAATGTTTGGGATTATGTAGTTCTTTGGAAATATGGAGATGACCCAACTAG GTTTATTGAGTGGATTGGTTGCTGTTGTAGAGGGAGTTGCAGTATGAACATTGGTGTGGAGGCCAAAGAGGAAAAGGGTGAAGAATATCGCTTAGCTCCCATTTGCAGGGATGATTATCTTCAGCATCATGTTAGAACAAAGGCTTGTGAGGCTCTTGCTCAGCTTCCTTTTGCATTGTCTCTCTATTCTgg TGTGCATGGAGAGGTTGCCATATCACAACAATCAAGATGGCTTACGAAg GATTCAATTGGAACCCAAGTTTTGGTCCCTGTTGTTGGAGGTCTTATTGAGCTCTTCTCTGAGAAGCTg ATTCCAATGGATATGAATATCATAGAGTTCATAACAGCACATGGCTGTGTCTCTTTGAAGCAAGAAGCCATATCTGCACAGAGCTACACCAGTCTGAACATCATTGAACATCTGCCACTAAGGGAACAGTACTCACATTGGTGGCTACCACACATGTCGACAACTTTAACTCCTATTGTCCATCAGCCGCCAACAAAACAGTGCACCTCCCATCCCAGCATTGAAGGACCCCCAAGCGGGTCTAATCCTTCAACTGAAGAACCAtcatttgattcaaaatttgttgGTTTGATTCCAGATGAATATCTTAAACAATCAGATAAAATGTCTCCCATCCCCAAAACTAAAATGCCCAAGTACAATAAAACTTCAGGGAAGCAGCAGAGAGGTTTGAGTTCTCATTGCAGCGATGGGGAAGAAGGTAAATCAAAACTGGTCAAGGAGCCTCAGAAGGAAGGGTACCAAGCTAAAAATCTTGTAACTGAGAGGAATAGGAGGAACAAGATTAAAAAAGGACTTTTTACACTGCGGTCTCTAGTCCCAAAGATAACGAAG ATGGATAGAGCTGCAATTCTCGCAGACGCAGTTGACTATATAAAGGAATTACAAGCACAAGTGAAAGAACTTAAAGATGAGGCCAGGGCTTTGGAAGTTCAGGACAGTGAGAACACGCCACAATTGAGGAAGACGGCTAACAAAGAACAAGAAGGAACCAGGAGTAACACTCTGAATCAAAGTTCTTCTGATTGCACTAAAAATATGCAGATGGAA GTACAAGCAGAAGTGCACCACATTGGCAAGAAAGATTTCTTAATTAAGTTATACTGTGAGCAGAAGCAAGGTAGATTCTCAAAGTTGATGGAAGCTATACACTCAATTGGACTACAGGTGGCTAGTGCCAATATGACGACATTTGATGATAAAGTCCTTAACATTCTGACTGTTAAG GCAACCAAGAAGGATATTCAACCAACTAAACTGAAAGAGTACTTAATACAGAAGACAAGTGAAGATAGACAAAGTAGGTAA